A window of the Helianthus annuus cultivar XRQ/B chromosome 4, HanXRQr2.0-SUNRISE, whole genome shotgun sequence genome harbors these coding sequences:
- the LOC110927576 gene encoding uncharacterized protein LOC110927576 has protein sequence MREVEYQEKVAEKATKEAALSSLDTLVKMDKRNQALVQAKETKNMLVTKVNAEKNVLAVKMELIHRRVANMLDVGDRSLDALSEMDKALKQRLTSAISRKELANWKKQKNESTLANYQEHEIEKVVEEFNRLNQETLENSKVQELLKDLEHLTDTLNGEITDQRQDVNQLKV, from the exons ATGAGAGAAGTGGAATATCAAGAGAAAGTTGCAGAGAAAGCAACAAAGGAAGCTGCTTTGAGTAGTTTAGATACTCTAGTAAAGATGGATAAACGTAATCAGGCCCTTGTACAagcaaaagaaacaaaaaacatG CTTGTTACAAAAGTGAATGCAGAAAAAAATGTTTTAGCTGTCAAAATGGAGTTGATTCATCGTCGCGTGGCAAATATGTTAGATGTTGGAGATAGATCTCTTGATGCTCTTAGTGAG ATGGATAAAGCCCTCAAACAGAGATTGACTTCAGCTATAAGCAGAAAGGAGCTTGCAAACTGGAAAAAGCAAAAAAATGAATCAACACTTGCAAATTACCAAGAACACGAGATAGAAAAGGTGGTAGAAGAATTTAACAGACTCAATCAAGAAACACTGGAGAATTCCAAA GTGCAGGAGCTACTTAAAGATCTCGAGCATCTGACCGATACATTAAA TGGAGAGATAACTGATCAACGTCAAGATGTTAACCAGCTAAAAGTCTAG